In the genome of Croceimicrobium hydrocarbonivorans, one region contains:
- a CDS encoding DUF3857 domain-containing transglutaminase family protein, whose product MNKTKVIFGLFLGCSLGLQAQTPSALMKEYKDEDAVRLEGHNETQLSIKDDQILITNRHSMKTFLNDKNVNGRGEVSLNYEPPFSEITDIEAYTLVPNFEKDKYDKEKVRDFIDRKVIDEDVFHDGTRAKSFTFEGMMQGAITVLEYEEEYHEPFLVGREVFDPYMYSKSQHFSLIVEEGIEIEYQYFNCDSSFFEHWVEQDGDETTHHWRTAEMKSRKWESGSPSSLYLSPHIVYRIKSFVKSDGQVEKVMGDVSDLHRYYQRFLSDLESPDAELKSLTDSLTKGLETPRAKAKAIYDWVNHSIRYIAFEDGYGGFRPREANFVCTKRYGDCKDMGNLLVQMMTYAGLDAHHVWIGTRSIPYTYEEVPTGLSDNHMIAALKLDGEYYFLDATNKNLPFPYPSSFIQGKQALINLGPESFDLKTVPVLDHHLNDETDSCFLKLEGNNLVGEGHKHYGVYHRSNVLRILERKDEEAMKNFLKYDLQKGDNRCKSELKNYEITEDGFKLNYSMRLDRYARVAGNKTIINLNLEQILASNSLEEDRKNPMELNNTTLFKRYFELEIPENYSLNYLPESSSYEHPKFSYKISYKQEGNKVIYNIEIALKTLFVEVEDLEDWNEFIRKLRKEYQQTLILNPNEN is encoded by the coding sequence ATGAATAAAACTAAAGTCATCTTCGGGCTTTTTCTGGGATGTAGTTTAGGGCTTCAGGCTCAAACCCCCAGTGCCCTGATGAAAGAATATAAGGACGAAGACGCCGTTCGTCTGGAAGGTCATAATGAAACCCAATTGAGTATTAAGGATGATCAAATTCTGATCACCAATCGCCACTCGATGAAGACCTTCCTCAACGATAAAAATGTTAATGGCCGTGGGGAGGTTTCGCTGAACTACGAACCACCTTTTTCCGAAATCACCGATATAGAGGCCTATACCCTGGTTCCTAATTTCGAAAAAGATAAATACGACAAGGAAAAAGTGCGCGACTTTATCGATCGTAAAGTGATTGATGAAGACGTATTCCATGATGGTACCCGCGCTAAATCCTTCACCTTCGAAGGTATGATGCAAGGCGCCATTACGGTATTGGAATACGAAGAAGAATACCATGAACCCTTTTTGGTGGGACGTGAGGTTTTCGACCCTTACATGTATTCTAAATCGCAGCACTTTAGCCTGATTGTAGAAGAGGGTATTGAAATCGAATACCAATACTTTAACTGTGATAGCAGCTTCTTTGAGCATTGGGTAGAGCAAGATGGTGATGAAACCACTCACCATTGGCGCACCGCCGAAATGAAATCCCGCAAATGGGAAAGTGGCTCTCCCAGTAGTTTATACCTCAGCCCCCATATCGTTTACCGGATCAAGTCCTTCGTCAAATCGGATGGTCAGGTAGAAAAAGTAATGGGAGACGTTAGTGACCTACACCGCTATTACCAGCGTTTTTTAAGCGATTTAGAAAGCCCTGATGCAGAACTGAAAAGCCTTACCGATAGCCTCACCAAAGGTTTGGAAACTCCACGCGCCAAGGCCAAAGCCATTTACGACTGGGTAAATCACTCCATTCGCTACATCGCTTTTGAAGATGGTTATGGCGGGTTCCGTCCTCGAGAGGCCAATTTTGTTTGCACCAAGCGCTATGGTGATTGTAAGGACATGGGCAATCTCTTAGTGCAGATGATGACCTATGCCGGCCTTGATGCTCATCATGTTTGGATTGGCACACGCTCTATCCCCTATACCTATGAAGAAGTACCAACCGGTTTATCCGACAATCATATGATTGCCGCTTTAAAGCTGGATGGAGAATATTACTTTCTGGATGCCACCAATAAAAACCTGCCTTTCCCTTATCCCAGCAGTTTTATTCAAGGTAAGCAGGCCTTGATCAATCTGGGACCAGAGTCCTTTGACTTGAAAACAGTTCCGGTTTTGGATCATCATTTAAATGATGAAACCGACTCTTGCTTCCTAAAACTGGAAGGCAACAATTTAGTGGGAGAAGGTCATAAGCATTACGGCGTGTATCACCGTTCCAATGTCTTACGCATCCTGGAACGCAAGGATGAAGAAGCCATGAAAAACTTCTTGAAATACGATTTGCAAAAGGGCGATAACCGCTGCAAATCGGAACTCAAGAATTACGAGATTACCGAAGATGGCTTTAAGCTCAATTACAGCATGCGCTTGGATCGATATGCCAGAGTTGCGGGGAATAAAACCATCATCAATTTAAATCTGGAGCAAATTTTAGCCAGCAATAGCTTAGAGGAGGATCGCAAGAACCCAATGGAACTGAACAATACCACCCTCTTTAAACGCTATTTCGAATTGGAAATTCCCGAGAATTACAGCTTGAACTACCTGCCTGAAAGCAGCAGCTATGAGCATCCTAAATTCTCGTATAAGATTAGCTACAAGCAAGAGGGTAACAAAGTGATTTACAATATCGAAATTGCCCTAAAAACCCTCTTTGTAGAAGTAGAAGATCTGGAAGACTGGAATGAATTTATCCGCAAGCTTCGTAAAGAATACCAACAAACTTTAATACTTAACCCTAATGAAAATTAA
- a CDS encoding thrombospondin type 3 repeat-containing protein has protein sequence MKFHFPAIKVFWLFLFSLFILSACVSKKKYTDVQNQNEALELRIEQLTADEDGDGVSDYFDREPGTPEGVRVDGSGQSLDSDGDGIPDYMDEEPNTPRGAQVSENGKAIDSDGDGVPDVQDLSPNTPKGAYVDNNGRPILAGSSGGGIKPPKAVPEVQPISRVVHDTVQDKEAFLLNSTGRLFISCPAEMKEETEYIVRISIADILNNPQAKQHFLSKINEVQEDLGEEPFTEQDLRDEKINLSDYMSVDIEPNDKFAVSLLNKPLVKQILPTENPEWRWKVKPLSGWGGQDAYLTIVVKTLDDATHLISQSEERFKVKINFKTSYIQDLWLALKADPKWLFTAILIPIVTFFAGIWKERRKAKKSNP, from the coding sequence ATGAAGTTTCACTTTCCGGCAATAAAGGTGTTCTGGCTTTTTTTGTTTTCATTGTTTATTCTTTCGGCTTGCGTTTCAAAAAAGAAGTACACAGATGTTCAAAATCAGAATGAGGCATTAGAGCTCAGAATAGAGCAGCTCACGGCTGATGAAGATGGGGATGGGGTGAGCGATTATTTCGACCGTGAACCCGGCACTCCCGAGGGAGTGCGAGTAGATGGAAGCGGACAGTCTTTGGATAGTGATGGCGATGGCATTCCTGATTATATGGATGAAGAACCTAATACCCCAAGAGGGGCGCAGGTTAGTGAAAATGGCAAAGCAATAGATTCGGATGGGGATGGAGTTCCGGATGTTCAGGATTTAAGTCCGAATACACCGAAGGGGGCCTATGTGGATAATAATGGTCGCCCAATTTTAGCTGGCTCCTCGGGGGGAGGCATTAAACCACCCAAAGCGGTGCCTGAAGTTCAGCCCATTAGTCGGGTGGTTCATGATACGGTGCAGGATAAGGAAGCCTTTTTACTCAATTCCACCGGTCGACTCTTTATTTCCTGTCCGGCTGAGATGAAGGAAGAAACAGAGTATATCGTTCGCATAAGTATTGCGGATATCCTTAATAATCCTCAGGCTAAGCAGCATTTTTTAAGCAAGATTAATGAGGTGCAGGAGGACTTGGGCGAGGAGCCTTTTACAGAGCAAGATCTGCGAGATGAGAAAATCAATCTTTCGGATTATATGTCGGTAGACATTGAACCCAATGATAAATTCGCGGTGAGCTTGCTCAATAAGCCATTGGTGAAACAAATCTTGCCCACTGAGAACCCTGAGTGGCGCTGGAAGGTGAAGCCCTTAAGTGGCTGGGGAGGTCAGGATGCCTATCTAACCATTGTGGTGAAAACCCTGGATGATGCCACCCATTTAATCTCCCAGTCGGAGGAGCGCTTTAAGGTGAAGATCAATTTCAAGACTAGCTACATTCAAGATTTATGGCTGGCCTTAAAGGCTGATCCCAAATGGCTGTTTACCGCGATTTTAATTCCGATCGTAACTTTCTTTGCCGGTATATGGAAGGAACGGCGCAAGGCTAAAAAGTCAAATCCTTAA
- a CDS encoding RNA polymerase sigma-70 factor has product MTRDQSDLLLFEAVALGDEAAFELLFKLYYSPLCRYVQNMVNDHMQAQELVSDLFLKIWTKREDIQIHSTVRGYFYLAARNMAINQIKQKKQESLSLQDANLQLEAIQENPLEILISEEVIQEWESRISQLPAQRQKIFRMNKLEGKRHEEIAEELSLSVKTVRNHVQLALRSLSTLSAYLIGNLLS; this is encoded by the coding sequence ATGACCAGGGACCAATCAGACCTGCTTTTATTTGAAGCTGTTGCCTTAGGCGATGAGGCAGCCTTTGAGCTTCTCTTTAAACTGTATTACTCCCCTCTTTGTCGCTACGTTCAAAATATGGTCAATGATCACATGCAAGCTCAAGAATTGGTGAGTGATCTTTTCCTAAAAATTTGGACCAAGCGCGAAGACATCCAAATCCACTCTACCGTACGAGGCTATTTTTATCTGGCCGCCCGAAATATGGCCATCAACCAGATTAAGCAGAAGAAACAGGAGTCCCTAAGCCTCCAGGATGCCAATCTCCAATTAGAGGCCATTCAAGAAAACCCATTGGAAATCTTGATATCCGAAGAGGTCATTCAAGAGTGGGAATCCCGCATAAGCCAGCTCCCGGCTCAAAGGCAAAAAATCTTCCGCATGAATAAATTGGAAGGTAAACGACATGAGGAAATCGCAGAAGAACTTTCCCTCTCCGTAAAAACAGTGCGCAATCATGTGCAATTAGCCCTACGCAGTTTATCTACCCTTTCCGCTTACTTAATTGGGAATCTACTTTCTTAA
- a CDS encoding FecR family protein → MNIDWRLITKILNENASEEDQIRFQKWLGSDPKHRELYTELKERWDQQEPNSDLNTKIAYADFLRKRDQLAAPKQTKVLPLRRFINIAAAILILFSLSYGAFYYYHDTAKDIEMLMVATEAGQRRTVILADGTEVMLNVESKLSFPKSFDPKERRISFEGEAFFRVAKDPKKPFIIESNEIQTKVLGTEFNLNSYKNDSSTTLTLVEGSVAISGLGTEEILQPQEAINFNSKTGKVSAVAYQPELLTGWMDNILSFENTSLGAVALKLERKYDIQIEFADPSLKEEKITGRFESQSLSVILHSITQLRKLDFESIEEQENYDDKLKVLIYKPQSRQ, encoded by the coding sequence ATGAATATTGACTGGAGGCTCATTACTAAGATCCTAAACGAAAACGCCAGCGAGGAAGATCAAATTCGATTTCAGAAATGGTTAGGCTCTGACCCCAAACACCGAGAGCTCTATACTGAACTAAAGGAACGTTGGGATCAACAGGAACCCAATTCGGACCTGAACACCAAAATTGCTTACGCCGATTTCCTTCGCAAGCGTGATCAATTAGCAGCTCCAAAGCAAACTAAAGTCCTTCCTCTGCGGAGATTCATAAATATTGCCGCTGCAATCCTAATTCTTTTCAGCCTCAGCTATGGCGCATTCTATTACTACCATGATACGGCAAAGGATATCGAAATGCTAATGGTAGCCACCGAAGCCGGTCAGCGTCGCACGGTGATCTTAGCAGACGGCACCGAAGTAATGCTCAATGTGGAAAGTAAGCTGAGCTTCCCTAAAAGTTTTGATCCAAAGGAACGTCGGATAAGTTTCGAAGGTGAGGCATTTTTCCGGGTAGCGAAGGACCCTAAGAAGCCCTTTATCATTGAATCCAATGAAATCCAAACCAAAGTTTTAGGAACCGAATTTAACCTCAACTCCTATAAAAATGATTCTTCCACCACTTTAACCCTCGTGGAAGGATCAGTGGCCATCAGCGGACTGGGTACCGAAGAAATCCTTCAACCTCAGGAGGCCATCAATTTTAACTCGAAAACCGGCAAAGTGAGCGCTGTAGCCTATCAGCCCGAGCTCCTTACGGGATGGATGGACAATATCCTCAGTTTCGAAAACACCAGCCTGGGAGCAGTGGCCCTAAAACTGGAACGCAAGTACGATATCCAAATCGAATTTGCCGATCCCAGCCTGAAGGAAGAAAAAATTACCGGTCGATTTGAAAGCCAAAGCCTTTCTGTAATCCTGCACTCTATTACCCAACTGCGAAAATTGGATTTCGAAAGCATCGAAGAGCAAGAGAATTACGACGATAAACTGAAGGTATTAATCTATAAACCCCAAAGCCGCCAATGA
- a CDS encoding SusC/RagA family TonB-linked outer membrane protein — translation MTKLFTSLKYLIKAFMQVHVLAILFTIAANSIFAYSSANGQILEETRIEIKQSTYDLKGLFGLIEEQTDFNFLYTEEEIQLSNRVEIDHDYHNLRSLLEDLSRLNDLRFERIHRMILVKDNSDNTQNAKPEIMEIPARTIKGKVMDANNEPLPGASVRVPNTGIGTTTDFDGNFTLALPDTVKSLEVSFIGFKTQIINLGESNQLSIVLEEDNNALDEVVVIGYGQQERVKVVGAVGAIDAKELKNVAASSFDQQLAGKMSGVVINQANGQPGEGSQIVIRGTGTLTAGTNPLIVVDGFPLTEGSSINSINPNDIEEINVLKDAASAAIYGSRAANGVILVTTKRGNQNQKTQYSLDVYTGFQQQSSGVELVDAYQHAQFLKEARDWGYVSKDPTVRSASDPNSVRVTRTINGQGIDGRELSLDFLQPYLDGTPGLTNTNWMDLAFRDAAISNYVFSAQGGNDKTSFYTSLGYFDQEGVVLGSEFKRYSASLNLQTELNDKIKLGINLKPSYSVQNAPEQSSRSSGTLALIPLSFGYYEAYNPDGSVNISDQLVNEQREIEGVRINGTPVENLVATAENVKNQYNRLRGFGNVYLDAQILPGLDYRISMGGDYLSMQRDYYYPASIGSYRTPAPRSDANAEQDVLNRMNYLVENTLNYRKSIGDHNFNVLLGHTFQKEHIYSTSIEGSGFPDDNIQNVAGASSFTASSNHDIWALESYLGRIQYDYATKYLLSLAIRRDGSSRFGLNNRWGNFPSVSAGWIVSREKFFPINDVLTFTKLSASWGQTGNNQIGNYSSKALVTDDTYVFGNAIQPGYITSTAPNPDLGWEVASSFNIGLDLSFFNGKIDLNAAYYKTNTRDLLLEVPVPQQTGYSTVLANIGEMENQGFELQLASNNIKVGNVRVGMNANITTYNNKVLALGPGQERIATGRDQLFVTQIGRPVAEIYGYNVIGIYKDEDEIASTPHLDGTLTGDFIVEDVNGDGVINTKDQVSKGTYAPDFTYGFGGQAEYKGFTFSFNFVGVEGRTLMDGDMASLTESGEGFAVPSKYYFENRYHPVNNPDGFLGQPNFGNFSNSRKILRSSVVVDENNGDYLRLRDVRLAYNFPRRMIKPLRLSSLQVYISANNLFTISDWRGWNNDGTSSNILQSGYNNGSNYPITKTYLIGFKISPF, via the coding sequence ATGACAAAGCTATTTACCAGCCTTAAATACCTAATAAAAGCTTTTATGCAGGTTCATGTACTTGCCATACTATTTACCATCGCCGCCAATAGCATTTTTGCTTACAGCAGCGCCAATGGTCAAATTTTGGAAGAAACCCGCATCGAAATCAAACAAAGCACCTATGATTTAAAAGGTCTCTTTGGTTTGATTGAGGAACAAACGGATTTCAATTTCCTCTACACCGAAGAGGAGATCCAATTATCCAATCGCGTGGAAATCGATCATGATTACCACAATTTACGCAGTCTATTAGAAGACCTCTCTCGTTTAAACGACCTGCGCTTTGAGCGTATCCACCGCATGATTTTGGTGAAGGATAATTCTGACAACACTCAGAATGCCAAGCCTGAAATCATGGAAATCCCCGCCAGAACGATCAAAGGAAAGGTAATGGACGCCAATAATGAGCCCTTGCCAGGCGCTAGTGTGCGCGTACCTAATACCGGCATTGGAACTACCACCGACTTTGACGGTAACTTCACCCTGGCTTTACCCGATACAGTTAAATCCTTAGAAGTTTCATTTATCGGATTCAAGACTCAAATCATCAACCTGGGTGAAAGCAATCAATTAAGCATTGTATTGGAGGAAGATAACAATGCCCTAGATGAAGTGGTGGTGATCGGATACGGTCAGCAAGAACGCGTAAAAGTGGTAGGTGCTGTTGGTGCCATCGATGCCAAAGAACTCAAAAACGTAGCCGCCTCTTCTTTTGATCAGCAATTAGCTGGAAAAATGTCGGGGGTAGTAATTAACCAGGCCAATGGCCAGCCCGGGGAAGGATCTCAAATTGTAATTCGTGGTACCGGAACCTTAACTGCCGGAACTAATCCTTTGATCGTAGTGGATGGCTTCCCCCTTACCGAAGGAAGCTCCATTAACTCCATCAATCCCAATGATATTGAGGAAATCAACGTACTGAAAGATGCTGCTTCTGCGGCTATTTATGGTTCTCGTGCTGCTAACGGGGTAATACTGGTAACCACAAAAAGAGGGAATCAAAATCAGAAAACTCAGTACAGTTTAGATGTGTACACCGGTTTCCAACAACAGAGCTCTGGCGTTGAATTAGTAGATGCTTACCAACATGCTCAATTCTTAAAAGAAGCTCGTGACTGGGGTTATGTATCTAAGGACCCCACCGTTCGCAGTGCCAGCGATCCCAACTCAGTTCGGGTTACTCGCACCATTAATGGTCAGGGTATCGATGGCCGCGAATTAAGTCTGGACTTCTTACAGCCCTATTTAGATGGTACCCCCGGCCTTACTAATACCAATTGGATGGACCTGGCTTTCCGTGATGCCGCTATTTCTAATTATGTATTCTCAGCGCAAGGCGGAAACGACAAAACCTCCTTCTATACCTCCCTCGGATATTTTGATCAGGAAGGAGTGGTCTTAGGTAGCGAATTCAAACGCTATTCCGCCTCCTTAAACTTGCAAACCGAGCTGAATGACAAGATTAAATTAGGCATCAACTTAAAGCCTTCTTACAGTGTACAAAACGCACCGGAACAAAGTAGTCGTTCATCGGGCACCTTGGCTTTAATTCCCTTGAGCTTTGGTTATTACGAGGCTTATAATCCAGATGGATCGGTAAACATCAGCGACCAGCTGGTAAATGAGCAAAGAGAGATTGAAGGGGTTCGCATTAATGGTACTCCAGTTGAAAACTTGGTAGCCACTGCCGAAAATGTAAAGAACCAATACAATCGCTTACGCGGATTTGGTAATGTGTATTTGGATGCGCAAATCCTCCCCGGTTTGGATTATCGTATTTCCATGGGTGGTGATTACCTCTCTATGCAGCGCGACTATTACTATCCGGCCAGTATTGGCTCTTACCGTACCCCGGCTCCGCGTTCGGATGCAAATGCCGAACAAGATGTTTTAAACCGCATGAACTATCTGGTAGAAAACACTTTGAATTATCGTAAATCCATCGGAGACCATAACTTCAATGTGCTATTAGGTCATACCTTCCAAAAGGAACACATCTACAGCACTTCGATTGAGGGTTCCGGTTTCCCGGATGACAATATCCAGAACGTGGCCGGTGCTAGTTCATTCACCGCTTCATCCAATCATGACATTTGGGCTCTGGAATCTTATTTAGGTCGTATCCAATACGATTATGCCACCAAGTATTTGCTTTCCTTGGCTATACGTCGGGATGGATCTTCTCGCTTCGGCCTCAATAATCGCTGGGGTAATTTCCCTTCCGTTTCAGCAGGCTGGATTGTAAGTCGTGAGAAATTCTTCCCTATCAATGATGTACTCACCTTCACCAAGCTTTCTGCAAGCTGGGGACAAACCGGTAACAATCAAATTGGAAACTACAGCTCTAAGGCTCTGGTTACCGATGACACCTATGTATTTGGAAATGCAATCCAACCAGGATACATCACTAGCACCGCTCCTAACCCCGACTTGGGCTGGGAAGTTGCTTCCTCCTTCAATATTGGTTTAGACTTGAGCTTCTTTAATGGAAAGATCGACCTGAATGCCGCTTATTACAAGACCAATACTCGTGACTTACTATTGGAAGTTCCTGTACCTCAGCAGACAGGCTACAGCACTGTATTAGCCAATATTGGTGAGATGGAAAACCAAGGCTTCGAATTGCAATTGGCTTCTAATAATATCAAAGTTGGGAATGTACGTGTAGGAATGAATGCCAATATCACTACCTATAACAATAAGGTATTAGCCTTAGGTCCTGGCCAGGAGCGTATTGCCACGGGTCGTGATCAGTTATTCGTAACCCAAATTGGTCGTCCGGTAGCGGAGATTTATGGTTATAATGTAATTGGCATTTACAAAGACGAAGATGAGATAGCTTCTACCCCACACCTCGACGGAACCCTTACTGGTGATTTCATCGTAGAGGACGTGAATGGTGATGGTGTTATCAATACCAAAGACCAGGTATCCAAAGGAACCTATGCTCCAGATTTCACTTATGGATTTGGTGGACAAGCGGAGTATAAGGGCTTCACATTTAGCTTCAATTTTGTTGGAGTTGAAGGTCGTACTTTGATGGATGGTGATATGGCCTCTTTAACGGAATCGGGTGAAGGATTTGCAGTTCCCAGCAAGTACTATTTCGAGAACCGCTACCATCCGGTGAACAATCCTGATGGATTCTTAGGACAACCTAACTTCGGTAATTTCTCTAACTCGAGAAAGATCTTACGCAGCTCGGTAGTAGTAGACGAAAACAATGGTGATTACCTGCGTTTGCGCGATGTTCGCCTAGCCTACAACTTCCCTCGCCGCATGATTAAGCCTCTGCGCTTAAGCTCTCTTCAGGTGTACATTTCTGCTAATAACCTCTTTACGATTAGCGACTGGCGAGGATGGAACAATGATGGAACCTCTAGCAATATCCTGCAATCAGGGTACAATAACGGCTCCAACTACCCCATCACTAAAACCTACCTGATCGGATTTAAAATTTCTCCTTTCTAA
- a CDS encoding RagB/SusD family nutrient uptake outer membrane protein: protein MKKVLLILPVFLALLACEKELLQNPNSVKVADNFYSTEAEMEEAVNAAYAALQYTGVFNTAMPAIGELPGEDAYDETPANDGGVYGMLDQYNVIAQSSLIANVWEDSYIGIQRANIVLDRIQSIAYEDAQTRESRIGEMLFIRALHYFNLVRTFGPVPLVVEEVRNPQDYFGQNRAPVAEVYSQIKADLTEAITLLPARTESNKARAVKTAAQALLGKVELTEGNYSAARTQFLEVVNSGAHDLESLNQVFSADNELNPEIIFAVQFASGINSNSEGSDAYRMFNPTGRVEGAMTGTKGHGVLKPDFYALYESNDLRKGVYIDTLSSGIAYSKKIAVPNTVVGDAESDWVVLRYADVLLMLAEVENELGNTPDAVDYLDEIRNRAGLADYSGSTAKADLFAEIDLQRRKELVWEGHRWFDLLRQGRAMSVLGISDANKLLMPLPASQIATDPSLAQNPGY from the coding sequence ATGAAAAAAGTATTGCTTATTCTCCCCGTTTTTCTAGCCCTTCTTGCTTGCGAAAAGGAGCTTTTACAAAACCCAAATTCGGTAAAGGTGGCTGATAATTTTTACAGCACCGAAGCTGAAATGGAAGAAGCTGTAAACGCTGCTTATGCGGCCTTACAATACACCGGCGTATTTAACACTGCCATGCCTGCCATTGGCGAATTACCCGGTGAAGATGCTTATGATGAAACCCCGGCCAACGATGGTGGTGTATATGGAATGTTGGACCAATACAATGTGATCGCTCAGAGTAGCTTAATTGCCAATGTTTGGGAAGACAGCTATATTGGCATCCAACGCGCTAATATCGTTTTGGATCGCATCCAAAGCATTGCTTATGAGGATGCCCAAACCCGCGAATCGCGAATTGGTGAAATGCTCTTTATCCGTGCTTTGCATTACTTCAATTTGGTGCGGACTTTTGGCCCTGTACCCTTAGTGGTAGAAGAGGTTCGTAATCCCCAGGATTATTTCGGTCAAAACCGCGCGCCTGTTGCAGAGGTTTACAGCCAAATTAAAGCCGACCTTACAGAAGCCATCACCTTGCTTCCCGCTCGTACTGAGTCGAATAAAGCCCGCGCCGTAAAAACCGCCGCTCAAGCATTATTAGGAAAGGTAGAGTTAACCGAAGGCAATTACAGTGCTGCGCGTACACAATTCTTAGAAGTAGTGAACTCCGGAGCACATGATTTGGAAAGCTTAAATCAGGTTTTTTCGGCTGATAATGAATTAAATCCCGAAATCATTTTCGCGGTGCAATTCGCTTCAGGTATTAACTCCAATAGCGAAGGCTCGGATGCCTATCGCATGTTCAACCCTACTGGCCGAGTAGAAGGTGCGATGACTGGAACCAAAGGTCATGGCGTTTTAAAACCCGATTTCTACGCTTTATACGAAAGCAATGATTTGCGCAAAGGAGTGTATATCGACACCCTTTCTTCTGGGATTGCCTACAGCAAGAAAATCGCGGTACCTAACACGGTGGTGGGAGATGCTGAAAGTGACTGGGTGGTACTGCGCTATGCGGATGTACTCCTCATGCTGGCAGAAGTAGAAAACGAACTGGGAAATACCCCAGATGCCGTAGACTACCTGGATGAAATCCGTAATCGTGCGGGCTTAGCCGATTACAGTGGCAGCACTGCCAAAGCCGATCTTTTTGCTGAAATCGATTTACAACGTCGTAAAGAATTGGTTTGGGAAGGTCACCGTTGGTTCGACCTTTTACGTCAAGGTCGCGCCATGAGTGTATTGGGAATTAGCGATGCCAACAAATTGCTGATGCCATTGCCTGCCAGTCAGATTGCAACTGACCCTTCTTTAGCTCAAAATCCTGGTTACTAA
- a CDS encoding glycerophosphodiester phosphodiesterase family protein produces MMKKNTILLGAALLLAACQEAPKTEATANESQAKVENVADQHQTIDELIANLEDSKNKEIIVVAHRGDWRNAPENSLQAIQNCIDMGVDMVEIDVRETKDGHLVLMHDQTIDRTTTGKGKVSDWTLDSLQGLFLKDGLGVATPHKIPTLEQALELSKDKILLNLDKSYSIFDKCYALLEKTGTQKQVVIKGNISRQEVEAEFGEYLDKVYFMPIVRLFEPGHKAKVEDYLQHHLPVAFEFTAPQDTIAFIKNFAEIRAQGAGVWVNSLWPHHNGGHDDEQAAMDPSVYDWFIENDIDMIQTDRPQLLLNYLRSKGLHR; encoded by the coding sequence ATGATGAAGAAAAACACCATCCTTCTGGGAGCAGCTCTGCTATTGGCCGCCTGCCAGGAAGCACCAAAAACCGAGGCTACTGCCAATGAAAGCCAGGCTAAAGTTGAGAACGTAGCTGATCAGCATCAAACTATTGATGAGCTTATTGCCAATTTAGAAGATTCTAAAAACAAGGAAATCATAGTAGTAGCCCATCGTGGCGACTGGCGTAATGCCCCTGAAAACTCCTTACAGGCAATTCAAAACTGTATCGACATGGGCGTGGATATGGTAGAAATTGATGTACGCGAAACCAAAGATGGCCATTTGGTTTTGATGCACGATCAAACTATCGATCGTACCACTACCGGAAAGGGTAAAGTTTCGGATTGGACCTTAGACAGCTTGCAAGGACTTTTTCTAAAAGATGGATTAGGGGTAGCCACTCCACATAAAATCCCAACTCTGGAACAAGCCTTGGAGCTGAGCAAGGATAAGATCCTTTTAAACCTGGATAAGAGCTACAGTATTTTTGATAAGTGCTATGCCCTGCTGGAAAAAACCGGCACCCAAAAGCAGGTAGTCATTAAAGGGAATATCAGTCGACAGGAAGTAGAAGCTGAATTCGGTGAATATCTGGACAAGGTTTATTTCATGCCCATAGTTCGTTTATTCGAGCCTGGCCATAAAGCCAAGGTGGAAGACTATTTACAGCATCATTTACCGGTTGCTTTTGAGTTCACCGCTCCTCAAGACACGATTGCCTTCATAAAAAACTTCGCTGAAATTCGTGCTCAAGGCGCCGGCGTTTGGGTGAACTCACTTTGGCCTCATCACAATGGCGGTCATGATGATGAGCAAGCCGCTATGGACCCCAGTGTATATGATTGGTTCATTGAGAATGATATCGACATGATTCAAACCGATCGTCCGCAATTGCTCTTGAACTATTTACGCTCCAAAGGTTTACACCGCTAA